One segment of Drosophila ananassae strain 14024-0371.13 chromosome 3R, ASM1763931v2, whole genome shotgun sequence DNA contains the following:
- the LOC6504816 gene encoding adenylate kinase isoenzyme 5 isoform X2 has translation MGICLDTDATAAQDTGEQGNDWNHTRNRNGPNAGDLEAAAAAGHLASTNIGGIDMQNAGKIKFDPPKVPVIFVLGGPGSGKVTHCDTFMQERRGVTHINMMDLLQQYAMGNDMQDFSQLSSKTVTEVLMLEMKMAPAAKAYLISGYPRSMRDVVEYSEKIQVVNGVILISWRQSVLQKQIDYGAKLGHVVLSLAKMELENFFKNVMPVADYFDQSDMLLAVNGERAPTEVYKDFRTAVLDILSTLENQEAVMNGVTGMGRGIHDIPGSIVSVDTAPSQAQQATQIAEGTAAVSTTDTTGTALAKDLTLNPTGGAVAIMKTGTTIADDDSGVVITQQPKLRPEAGLDESNLPPIIWVIGGPGSNKATLCLKAVGLNQGWAHISVGRLLRNITDSAPRANTESFAVKEALAAGDMAPEKSLNQLLETNLRQLQDRTGIIIDGYPRNLQQVKYFENKYKQRPPIILLDCSKLQLGRGRIDDTVSSFRRRLELFREQTLPMLKTLDSSNRLQIVDGDTDSPSVQREFERLIRSHIQRLLNQGEYTDAMEPLGNQMMRNEQTDAILHDLETNVPGAVPTISHHVSMMNGHLKNRSSAVGSGKQMMNGHVPGRPGTGAGNGNGPVGQSVPVDFRHMLEEAERYPVDSYM, from the exons ATGGGTATTTGTTTAGACACAG atGCCACCGCGGCACAAGATACCGGCGAACAAGGCAACGATTGGAATCATACACGGAATCGAAATGGCCCAAATGCTGGAGACTTGGAGGCCGCCGCGGCGGCTGGCCATTTGGCCTCTACCAATATCGGCGGCATCGATATGCAAAATGCTGGAAAAATCAAATTCGATCCGCCCAAAGTGCCAGTGATATTTGTTTTAGGCGGCCCAGGTAGTGGCAAAGTCACCCATTGCGATACTTTTATGCAGGAGCGACGCGGAGTGACGCACATCAATATGATGGATCTGCTTCAGCAATATGCAATGGGCAATG ACATGCAGGACTTTTCGCAACTGTCGTCGAAAACAGTCACCGAGGTGTTGATgttggaaatgaaaatggctCCAGCTGCCAAAGCATACCTAATATCTGGATATCCACGCTCAATGCGCGACGTTGTCGAATACTCAGAGAAG attcaAGTCGTTAATGGCGTGATTCTAATATCCTGGCGTCAGTCGGTTTTACAAAAGCAAATCGACTATGGAGCCAAATTAGGTCATGTAGTACTCTCCTTAGCCAAAATGGAATTggaaaatttctttaaaaatgtgATGCCAGTCGCCGATTATTTTGATCAAAGCGACATGCTATTGGCT GTTAATGGTGAGCGTGCCCCCACAGAGGTGTATAAAGACTTTCGCACCGCTGTCCTCGATATACTCAGCACTCTCGAGAACCAAGAGGCCGTAATGAATGGAGTTACAGGTATGGGAAGAGGGATACATGATATACCCGGCAGTATAGTTAGCGTTGACACCGCACCAAGTCAAGCCCAACAAGCGACTCAAATTGCAGAAGGCACCGCCGCCGTCAGCACCACCGACACCACTGGCACCGCTCTGGCCAAAGATCTGACCTTGAATCCTACGGGTGGGGCTGTGGCCATCATGAAAACTGGCACCACCATTGCCGATGACGACAGCGGGGTGGTGATAACCCAGCAGCCAAAGCTCCGTCCAGAAGCCGGTCTGGATGAGTCCAACCTACCACCTATCATTTGGGTGATCGGGGGACCGGGAAGCAATAAGGCCACGCTTTGTCTCAAGGCCGTTGGACTGAATCAAGGCTGGGCTCACATAAG TGTGGGTCGCCTTTTGCGGAATATCACTGACTCTGCACCACGTGCCAATACCGAAAGTTTTGCCGTCAAGGAGGCCCTGGCCGCCGGAGACATGGCTCCCGAGAAGTCCTTGAACCAGCTGTTGGAAACAAATCTGCGTCAATTGCAGGATAGAACTGGTATCATCATAGATGGGTATCCCAGGAATCTGCAACAAGTCAAGTACTTTGAGAATAAG TACAAGCAACGCCCGCCCATTATTTTGCTGGACTGTTCGAAGCTTCAACTGGGCCGAGGACGAATAGACGACACAGTTTCCTCATTTCGTCGCCGCCTGGAGCTCTTCCGAGAGCAAACCCTACCCATGCTTAAGACCCTAGACTCCAGCAATCGTCTGCAGATT GTCGATGGCGATACAGACAGTCCGTCAGTACAGCGCGAGTTCGAGCGTCTCATCCGAAGTCACATTCAGCGACTGCTTAACCAAGGCGAGTATACGGATGCCATGGAGCCCCTGGGCAACCAAATGATGCGGAACGAGCAAACGGATGCCATTCTACACGACCTGGAAACGAATGTGCCGGGAGCAGTGCCCACGATCAGTCATCATGTCAGCATGATGAACGGACATCTGAAGAACCGGAGTAGTGCCGTGGGAAGTGGCAAGCAAATGATGAACGGTCATGTCCCGGGCAGGCCAGGAACAGGCGccggaaatggaaatgggccAGTGGGACAGTCTGTGCCTGTTGATTTCCGACACATGCTCGAGGAGGCCGAGCGATATCCGGTGGACTCATATATGTAG
- the LOC6504816 gene encoding adenylate kinase isoenzyme 5 isoform X1, which produces MGICLDTDATAAQDTGEQGNDWNHTRNRNGPNAGDLEAAAAAGHLASTNIGGIDMQNAGKIKFDPPKVPVIFVLGGPGSGKVTHCDTFMQERRGVTHINMMDLLQQYAMGNDMQDFSQLSSKTVTEVLMLEMKMAPAAKAYLISGYPRSMRDVVEYSEKIQVVNGVILISWRQSVLQKQIDYGAKLGHVVLSLAKMELENFFKNVMPVADYFDQSDMLLAVNGERAPTEVYKDFRTAVLDILSTLENQEAVMNGVTEGTAAVSTTDTTGTALAKDLTLNPTGGAVAIMKTGTTIADDDSGVVITQQPKLRPEAGLDESNLPPIIWVIGGPGSNKATLCLKAVGLNQGWAHISVGRLLRNITDSAPRANTESFAVKEALAAGDMAPEKSLNQLLETNLRQLQDRTGIIIDGYPRNLQQVKYFENKYKQRPPIILLDCSKLQLGRGRIDDTVSSFRRRLELFREQTLPMLKTLDSSNRLQIVDGDTDSPSVQREFERLIRSHIQRLLNQGEYTDAMEPLGNQMMRNEQTDAILHDLETNVPGAVPTISHHVSMMNGHLKNRSSAVGSGKQMMNGHVPGRPGTGAGNGNGPVGQSVPVDFRHMLEEAERYPVDSYM; this is translated from the exons ATGGGTATTTGTTTAGACACAG atGCCACCGCGGCACAAGATACCGGCGAACAAGGCAACGATTGGAATCATACACGGAATCGAAATGGCCCAAATGCTGGAGACTTGGAGGCCGCCGCGGCGGCTGGCCATTTGGCCTCTACCAATATCGGCGGCATCGATATGCAAAATGCTGGAAAAATCAAATTCGATCCGCCCAAAGTGCCAGTGATATTTGTTTTAGGCGGCCCAGGTAGTGGCAAAGTCACCCATTGCGATACTTTTATGCAGGAGCGACGCGGAGTGACGCACATCAATATGATGGATCTGCTTCAGCAATATGCAATGGGCAATG ACATGCAGGACTTTTCGCAACTGTCGTCGAAAACAGTCACCGAGGTGTTGATgttggaaatgaaaatggctCCAGCTGCCAAAGCATACCTAATATCTGGATATCCACGCTCAATGCGCGACGTTGTCGAATACTCAGAGAAG attcaAGTCGTTAATGGCGTGATTCTAATATCCTGGCGTCAGTCGGTTTTACAAAAGCAAATCGACTATGGAGCCAAATTAGGTCATGTAGTACTCTCCTTAGCCAAAATGGAATTggaaaatttctttaaaaatgtgATGCCAGTCGCCGATTATTTTGATCAAAGCGACATGCTATTGGCT GTTAATGGTGAGCGTGCCCCCACAGAGGTGTATAAAGACTTTCGCACCGCTGTCCTCGATATACTCAGCACTCTCGAGAACCAAGAGGCCGTAATGAATGGAGTTACAG AAGGCACCGCCGCCGTCAGCACCACCGACACCACTGGCACCGCTCTGGCCAAAGATCTGACCTTGAATCCTACGGGTGGGGCTGTGGCCATCATGAAAACTGGCACCACCATTGCCGATGACGACAGCGGGGTGGTGATAACCCAGCAGCCAAAGCTCCGTCCAGAAGCCGGTCTGGATGAGTCCAACCTACCACCTATCATTTGGGTGATCGGGGGACCGGGAAGCAATAAGGCCACGCTTTGTCTCAAGGCCGTTGGACTGAATCAAGGCTGGGCTCACATAAG TGTGGGTCGCCTTTTGCGGAATATCACTGACTCTGCACCACGTGCCAATACCGAAAGTTTTGCCGTCAAGGAGGCCCTGGCCGCCGGAGACATGGCTCCCGAGAAGTCCTTGAACCAGCTGTTGGAAACAAATCTGCGTCAATTGCAGGATAGAACTGGTATCATCATAGATGGGTATCCCAGGAATCTGCAACAAGTCAAGTACTTTGAGAATAAG TACAAGCAACGCCCGCCCATTATTTTGCTGGACTGTTCGAAGCTTCAACTGGGCCGAGGACGAATAGACGACACAGTTTCCTCATTTCGTCGCCGCCTGGAGCTCTTCCGAGAGCAAACCCTACCCATGCTTAAGACCCTAGACTCCAGCAATCGTCTGCAGATT GTCGATGGCGATACAGACAGTCCGTCAGTACAGCGCGAGTTCGAGCGTCTCATCCGAAGTCACATTCAGCGACTGCTTAACCAAGGCGAGTATACGGATGCCATGGAGCCCCTGGGCAACCAAATGATGCGGAACGAGCAAACGGATGCCATTCTACACGACCTGGAAACGAATGTGCCGGGAGCAGTGCCCACGATCAGTCATCATGTCAGCATGATGAACGGACATCTGAAGAACCGGAGTAGTGCCGTGGGAAGTGGCAAGCAAATGATGAACGGTCATGTCCCGGGCAGGCCAGGAACAGGCGccggaaatggaaatgggccAGTGGGACAGTCTGTGCCTGTTGATTTCCGACACATGCTCGAGGAGGCCGAGCGATATCCGGTGGACTCATATATGTAG